CCTTCACCCGCGCGCTCGCGGGAAACCTTGTCGGAAAGGGCATAAGGGTCAACTGCGTCGCTCCGGGTCCGGTGTGGACCCCCCTCAACCCCTCCGAAAAGGAGGCTGAGGACGTTTCGCAGTTCGGAGCGAAAACCCCGATGAAGCGGCCCGCGCAGCCGGAAGAGATCGCGCCAGCCTATGTCTTCCTCGCCTCACCGCAGACGTCGAGCTACATCACGGGCGAGATATTGCCGATCGTCGGGGGCTATTGAGGCAAGGGGCGGCCAACGGAGAAGCCACGCCCGAGCGTTGTTCACGGAACAAATCCGGAAGCTATGCGTATGAGATTGTATCTCACCACGCGAGCGGGGCGACTTCATGCAGGATCGGGATGTTCTTTATCCACCTCTCTGGTCTCTGAGCCAGATCTACCGCGCCCTGGTCGCCTTCCCGATCGCCACCTTCACCCTCACCGTCGTCACCGATCTCGCCTATCTGCAGACGTCCAATCTTCTCTGGCTGCACTTCTCCGAATGGCTGCTGTTTGCCGGGCTGGTCATCGGCATTGTCGCGGCGATCTATCTCGGCATCCTCTGCCTCGTGCGGCGCAGCAGGCCATCACGGCTGCATGCTCTTTTCGGCGTCGTCGCGCTGATCCTGGCGGCGCTGAACAGCTTCATCCACACCGCCGACGGCTGGACGGCCGTGATGCCATATGGACTGGCGACGTCGATCGCGACCGTCATCGCAATGCTTCTTGCGAGCTGGTTCGGCAGCTGGAGGCACCGCCATAACTAAAGGTCTCGTCTATCGCGCTTCCGCTCTCGCACTCGTCGCCGCCCTTGCTGCGGGCTGCAGCGGCGACGACGATTTCGACGTGTCGCAACAGATCGGCCCCGAGCCCGTCCTTCCCGAGCCGTCATCGAGCCTCCTTCCCGATCTCAAGGTGGCGGAGGTCGTCGGCTGGTCGGAGGGGCGGACGCCTACGGTGTCCGACGGGTTGACGGTTTCAGCCTATGCGACCGACCTCGCCAATCCCCGCACGGTCCACACGCTGCCGAACGGCGACGTGCTCGTTGTCCAGTCCAAGGCGCCGCCCGGCAAGCCGCTCAACCGGCCCAAGGACATCATCCGCGGGTTCATCATGTCGATGGCTGCGGGCGAAGCAGGCGGCGACAAGGAGACGAACCTCGTCACGCTGCTGCGGGATACGGATCGCGACGGTACGGTGGACGAGCGCAGCGACCTGTTGACCGGGCTGACCTCGCCATTCGGTATCGCCTGGCACGAGGACACACTCTACGTGGCAGCGGCTGATGCGATCCTCGCCTATCCCTATGAGCTCGGGCAGCAGGAAATCACCGCCGAGCCGCGGATCCTGACACCCCTGCCCGGCGGGCCGATCAACCACCACTGGACGAAGGATCTGGCGCTGAGCCCCGACGGGCGCTTCCTCTACGCCTCGGTCGGATCGAACTCGAACGCAGGCGAGCGCGGCATGGAGGCCGAAAAGGGGCGCGCAGCAGTCTGGCAGGTGGACATCGAGACAGGCGCGTCCCGCGTTTTCGCGTCCGGCCTGCGCAACCCGAACGGGCTGAACCTCCATCCGGAAACCGGCGAGCTCTGGACCGTCGTCAACGAGCGCGACGAACTCGGCCCGAACCTCGTGCCGGATTACATGACCTCCGTGCAGGACGGCGGTTTCTACGGCTGGCCCTGGAGCTATTACGGCCAGCATGTCGATGAACGCGTTCACCCGCCGCGTCCCGATCTGGTCGAGAAGGCGATCTCCCCCGACTATGCGCTGTCGAGCCATGTCGCAGCCCTTGGTCTCGCCTTCACCAACAACTCGGCGATGCCGGAGGCCTACCGAAACGGAGCTTTCGTAGGCAACCGAGGCAGTTGGAACCGCAATGCGTTCAACGGGTACAAGGTGATCTACGTGCCGTTTACCGATGGCAGGCCTTCGGGACAGGCACAGGATGTCGTGACCGGTTTCCTGGACGGCGACGAGGCCCGTGGCCGTCCGGTCGGCCTCGCGATCGACGGGACTGGCGCGCTCCTGATCGCCGACGACGCGGGCAACACGGTCTGGCGTGTTTCATCCGCCGACGGCACCGTCACGCCCGAGCCGATCCCGACGGACCGTGTCACCGCTGCCCCCGCAGGACCGGAAGAGACGGCACAGCCACCGGCGCCCGCCGAGCCAGGCGGTGCTGCGCCATCGCAAACCGATGTCGCACCCGCCGTATCTCCAGAGGACGGCGCACCCGCGCCGCAGACGGAGTGACGCGGCGGAGAAACGCCCGGCGCTATTCGCTCCGGGCGTGCGACACCGCAGCGGGATCATCCGGATCAGGTCTCAGCATGCGCATCAGGATATCGGTCCGACGGATGAAGTGCTGGAAGAGCGCGCCCGCCACGTGAAGCACGATCGCAGCAAGGAGAGCGTTCTGCAGGAGGACGTGGATTGCGCCGGCGGCAGGAACGGCAAGGAACCACGCAACCAGGCCGCTGACCGGCAGCAGGAGCAGGAGGGCGTAGATAGCGACGTGAACGACTTCGGACAGAAGTTGCAGCAGCCGGGGCTCGTCCGCTGGCGGGGGCGGCGCGCCGCGCGTCAAGCGCAGGCCGATGCGCGTCAGCGCGAGCAGGAGCACGAGAATACCGGCGCCTATGTGAAGATAGGTCAATGCCGCAGTGTCGGTCGGCGGTACCTCGTTGCGCCGAAGCGCGCGCCATGCCGCCTCCATACCGCTGTGCGCAACATACTGGAAGGCGACGAGGACAACCACGGCCCAATGCAGCCCGATCTGGAGCGAGGAATATCCCGTCACGGGTTTCTGCATGGCACCGCCTCCTGTTTTCCAGCGAACGCGGTTCCCGCCTGCGCGTTCCCAGCCGCAGCTTGGGTCGACGTCAAAGTCTGATGCCAACCGCTTAGTGATCTGTATGCTGCTTTAAACGCCTGTTGTCTGCCCAGAGAAAGCCGAGAAGGTAGCCGACCTGACCGAGAACGCGCAACCAGCAGCCAAAACGCGTATCTCGCCGCCCGGCCGGGTCGTCGCCCTGTCGTTCGCCTGTTTGCCGCTCGTCTCCTGCAGCGGCATCCAGTCGGCCCTCGACCCTGCCGGCGAGGAAGCAGGCCAGGTGGCCATGCTGTTCTGGGCGATGGTGATCGGCGGCCTCGTCATATGGGCGTTCATGGTGGCGCTATCGCTCTACGCATCGCGCTGGAAGCGCCATCCCATTTCGGAGGAGGCCGCAGGCAGGGTGATCCTGTGGGGCGGCGTCGCCTTCCCGGTAACAGTGCTGACGGCACTTCTCGCCTACGCGCTGTGGCTGATGCCGTCGCTGCGCCCTTTCGCGGATCAGGAACAGGCGGAACTGCGGATCGAAGTCGTCGGCAGCCAGTTCTGGTGGCACGTAGTATATCATCGGCCGGAAGGCCCGCCGGTCGTCTCCGCCAATGAAGTCAGGTTGCCCGTGGGCAAGCGCGTCGAGTTCTCGCTGACAAGCGCGGACATGATCCACTCCTTCTGGATACCCGCACTCGGGGGCAAGATGGATCTGATCCCGGGCAGGACAAACAGGATTTCGCTGCTTGCCAACCGCGAGGGCACCTATCGGGGCCAGTGCGCGGAGTTCTGCGGCACGTCCCATGCGCTGATGGCCTTTCCGGCGATCGCGATGGCGCAGTCCGACTTCGACGCGTGGCTGGACGCGCGCATCGGTCCTTCGACAGGAGTGGAGGCCGGAGGGGACGGGCAGGTGCTGTTCCTCGGCGAGGGATGCGGCGACTGTCACCGCGTCGACGGCACGCCGGCGCAGGGGACATCCGGCCCCGACCTTTCGCACATGGGGTCGCGCCTGACGATCGGCGCGGCGGCGCTGGACAACGATGCCGAGATGCTGGCGCGCTTCATCGCGCATTCGGCCTCCGTGAAGCCCGGCAGCCAGATGCCCTCCTACCCCGACCTTTCGGTGGACGACCTGAACGCAATCGCCGCCTGGCTGAAGGGGCTGCAATGAGCGAAGCGCCGATGCCCGAACGCGACAGGGACGCCGAGGAGAAGCAGCTTCGCGCCGTCTGGGCGAATCCTTCCGGCTGGCGCTACTGGACGTCGGTCAACAACACGCAGATCGGGCTCTGGTACGGTTCGGCGGCGTTCAGCTTCATGCTGTTTGCGGGCCTGCTCGGTCTCCTGATCCGCGCCCAACTCGCCGTGCCGGAGAACGACCTGCTCTCAGCCGAGACCTACAACCAGGTCTACACGCTGCACGGGACGGTGATGATGTTCCTGTTCGCCGTGCCGATCTTCGAGGCAGTGGCGATCTTCCTGCTGCCGCCGATGCTAGGGGCACGCGAACTGCCCTTTCCCCGTCTCGGCGCCTTCGGCTTCTGGAGCTTCCTGATCGGCGGCGTCTTCGTGTGCGGCTCGATCTTCTTCGGTGCCGCGCCCAACAGCGGCTGGTTCATGTATCCGCCGCTGGCGACCAGCGAGCAGGCGGGCATCGGCGCCGACATATGGCTGCTCGGTCTCTCCTTCATCGAGGTCGCCTCGCTCGCAGCCGCGGTCGAGTTGATCGTCGGTATCATGAAGTGCCGTGCGCCGGGCATGCGGGTCAATTTAATGCCGCTGTTCGCCTGGTACCTGCTGATCGTGGCGGGCATGATCCTGTTCGCCTTCCCACCGCTCATCGCCGGCGACCTGCTGTTCGAGATGCAGCGCATGTTCGACTGGCCGTTCTTCGATCCGGAGCGCGGCGGCGACCCGCTCCTGTGGCAGCACCTGTTCTGGATCTTCGGCCACCCGGAGGTCTACATCATCTTCCTGCCGGCGATCGCCCTGCTGGCGATGATCGTGCCGACCTTCGCGGGGCGGCCGATCGTCGGCTACTCCTGGATCGTGCTCGCCGCCGTCGGCACCGGCTTCCTGTCGTTCGGACTGTGGGTGCACCACATGTTCGCGACCGGCTTGCCGCAGATATCGCTCGCCTTTTTTTCCGCGGCGTCCGGCGCCGTCGCCATCCCGACCGGCGTGCAGATCTTCGTCTTCATCGCCACGATGCTGGCGGGACGGGTCATCTTCTCGATCCCGATGCTGTTTGCCATCGGTGGCCTGGCGATCTTCGTAATGGGCGGACTGACCGGCGTGATGGTGGCGCTGGTGCCGTTCGACTGGCAAGCGCACGACAGCTACTTCATTGTCGCCCACCTGCACTACGTGCTGATCGGCGGCATGCTGTTTCCGATCTTTGCCGGGCTCTACTACTATTACCCGCTGATCGACGGGAAGCGCATGTCCGACAAGGTCGGCCGCTTCGCCTTCTGGATGATGTTCACCGGCTTCAACATTGCGTTCCTGCCGATGCACTTCACCGGCCTGCGCGGCATGCCCCGCCGCGTCCACACCTATCCGGCCAACATCGGCTGGGACTGGCTAAACCTAGTCTCGACCGTTGGCGCCATCGTGCTTGGCATCGGCATGTTTGCGGTGGTGGTCGATGTCACCCTGCACCGCCGCAGGCAACCGAAAGGCGAGGTAAACCCCTGGAACGCCGGTACGCTGGAATGGGTCAGCGAGCCGGAGGAAAACTGGGGCGTGCGTTCGATCCCCCGCATCGAAAGCCGCTATCCCCTGTGGGAGCAGGAAAATCTGGCCCAGCAGGTGAAGGCCGGCGACTGGTATCTCCCCGACGCAAAGGAGGGGCGCCGCGAGACGCTCATCACATCCGTCCTCGACGCCGAGCCGGAGCAGGTGTTGCGTGTCGGCGGCACATCCTACGTATCAATCTTCTGTGCGGTTACGCTCGGCGCCGTCTTCATCGCGCTCACCTTCAAGTTCTGGATCATTTCACTCCTCGCCGGGATCACCTTTATCGCGGGCGTGATCTACTGGTTATGGACCGGCACCGGCGAGATACCGGAGAAGGAGGAAAAGGACATCGGCCATGGAATCAGCCTTCCGCTTTACGCCTCGGGCGTGAAGTCGGCCGGCTGGTGGGCGATGTTCATCACCATGACGGGGGACGGCACGGCATTCGCGAGCCTCCTGTTCGGTTACTTCTTCTTCTGGACGATCAATGAGGACTTCACCGGCGGCGCGGCCGGACCGGGTGTCTTCTGGCCGATGATGGCGCTGGCCCTCTTCACGCTGGCGTGGGCAGTCACGCTCGCCTCGCGGCAGACGAACCGCTACGGCATGGTCACTGCGGCTCGCTTGCTGCTTGCCGCCGGCGCCCTGCTGTCGACGGCGGGCTGTGCCGCGGCCCTTGCAGGTCCGTGGACGACCGGGCTCGACCCGACCGCCCATGTCTATCCCGCGATCGTCAGGGTTCTCGCCATCTGGGCGGCCGTTCACGGCGCAGTCGGCATCCTGATGCAGCTCTACTGCCTCGCCCGCAGCCTGGCCGGCTACTTGACGCCGCGCCACGACATGGAACTGCACAATGTCGCGCTCTACTGGCACTTCATGCTGGTGACGGCCGTCATCACCTTCGGCGTGATCGGCCTATTCCCGGAGGCGCTCTGATGCGGCACCTGCTGCCGAGACAGGTCGAGACGCTGTGGACGCTCTTCACCGCGCCGGTGGTCTGGGCGCTGCATTTCCTCGCCTGCTATGTCGGAGCGGCGATCTTCTGCGAGAAGCCGGGCTTTCTTGGCAACGACTTCGACAATCTCCGCATCGCCATCGGCGTCGTCACCGCGCTTTCGCTGGGCATGATCGCGCTGTCCGCCGCGCTGGCGTGGCGGCAGTGGGGCTTCGGCACCGGCGACCCGCCGCACGACGATCCGACCAGGCGGGACCGGCTGCTCTTCCAGGGTTACGCGACATTGCTGCTTTCCGGCCTGAGCTTCGTCGCCGTGGTGTTCACGGCGCTGCCGGCGCTCTTCATCACGGAATGCATCCGATGAGGCGGCTGGCGCTGGCCGCCGGAAGCGCCGTTCTGGCAACGGTCTGGCTCGGTCCTTTCCTCACCGAATGGCGCGGATCTTTCGCTTCCGGAATGGTCGCCCACATGGCCGTCGTGGCCATCGCCTCGCCGCTCATCGCGGTCGGCCTCCCCGATCGCCTGCGTCCCGGACCCGGAATGCCGGCCGCGCTGCCGGTGCTTGCCTCGCTATTCGAATTGCTGGTCGTCTGGGGCTGGCATGCCCCTGCGGCGCGTGAGTTGGTTGAGAGCTGGTCTGCCATCACCGTTCTGGAGCAGACCAGCTTCCTGGCCGCCGGGCTCCTGCTCTGGTCAACAAGCTTCGCCGGACGCGAAAGGATTCACGCCGCGACAGGCGCGGGCGCACTGCTGCTGACCTCGATCCATATGACCCTCCTCGGTGCCCTTCTCGCCCTCAGTCCGCGCCCGCTCTACGGCGCAGGAGAGATCACCTGTTTCGGCGTCGTTCTCGATGCCGGGCAGGACCAACAACTGGGTGGCGTAATCATGCTTGCTGTCGGAGCAGTGGTGTATCTCCTCGGCGGGCTCCGACTGGCAGGTAGGTTGCTTAGTCATGAAGGCAAGCCAGCGGCAACCTAGATTCCTGTTGAGCGTGCGGTAGGACTGGGGCCGGCTGCTGACTGTCCGGTTTTCGGCGAAAAGTTGAGAGAAGTTGCCGTTCTGTAGCCGACCCCAAGTCCCGCATTGACGCGATGCTACTTACGCTGCTTCCCACACTTGGTTCAGGATCCGTGCAGCGAGAGCCGCCTTATCCTGCGGCAGGAAGCGGCCGTAGTGATGAGCGACCATATCAGGCGTATCCTGGATCGCGTAGCTCGCCTGCTCATAAGAGCCGGTCTGCTTAAGGATATGAGTTGCCAGCACGTCGCGCACGTTGTGTGGGCCGTGCGGCAGAAGGCCGGGGATGGCGCCGCGCCCCGTGTACGGATTGTAGATGCCGTAACGCTGGATCGTGAGACGCCATGCCTCGTAGAACGTGGTCTGGTCGTATGAGGCGTCCTTGCTCGTTGTCTTGGCCGTCTTGATGAAGAAGGTGCCGGGATCGTCAGTGCCGTTGAGGAGAACACCTCGATGCCGCTCGATGTAGGCCTCGATGTGATCGTACAAGCCACCGAGGTTGGGCAGGACCAGACGAAACGGTTTGCTCCCGAAATATGAAGAGTTGGCATTCTTGAATGCAACTGAGGGGATCAGCACCTCCCAGCCTTTGTCCCGCTCGCTCCAACGCAGTTCGCCACGCTTCATGTCTTGGAGCTGGCGCTCGGATCGTGGCAACCTGCCCCGCTCGCAGACCATCAACTGACGTAGGTTCTTCTGCCGCAGCCCGAGGTGGAGCCCAAAGCGCAGCATCAGGAACGAGCGCACGGCTTCGGCGGCGGGACGACGATAGAGCCGCTCGTCCGGCATGAGGCGGATGATTTCCTCGGTGATCTTGCGATACTCGCCGACCGGGCTGTCGGCTTCGAGCACCGGCATGATGGGTTCGAACGGATCGCGATGGACGCGGACGACACGCTGGATCTCTTTCACGCGCGACGTTGCGTGCTTGAAATAGACATCGCAGGCGTCATCCCAGTCGGCGCGGGCGCGATCGATGTCCGCTTGAGAAACCAAACCCTGGACCGGCCGCAATCGCTTCACCAGATGAGGATGTTGCCGCAGCCAGCCAGTCTCCTTGCGAGTGAGGGCGAGCGAGATGCGCAGCATGTCCACTTCCCATGCAGTGTAGAAGCCGCGTCGCCTTTCACGCCATTGCACATACCAGTCCCAGATCGACGGAAACACGAACAGGCCGAAGGTCAGGTGCTGGGGCGGCACGCCATAGCCGCGTACCAGCCCACGCGGATTTGCAGCCAAAGCGCCGAGCATAAGCCCAAGATGCTCTATCTTCTGCGATGCCGTCTCTTCGCCCCAGACACCGTTACGCTGCAGGCCGAACGCCGTGAGCGTTGCGGTCTTGAAGCGGATCAGCTCGGCCATCTCCATAGCCAGAAGAGGCGGAGCATCGATGACGCCGGACCTCAGATCGGGGTCGGTGAGCGATATGCTATAGTGCTGGTATTCGTCGAACTGATCGCTAGGTCCGTCATTCATAGCTTCGGACCGACCGTATGCGATGCCCGGAAAGCGGATCGCGTAGCGTTGCTTCGTGGCCGCCGCCTGGAACCGCCGGTAGTCGGTGGAGCCGCTGATGATGACGCGGCGGACCCATTCCAGGATCTCTTCCTGCTCCTCGCGCGGCCGCATATTGAAATCGTCTGGCAAATGCCATGCAAGTCGCCGTCGCTCTGCGGAGCCGATATCATCGAGGATGTGTCCGGAGGCGGAGCGCGTTCGATGCGGCAGCTTTGCCTTGAAATATCCTGCCGGAAGACGATAGCGGCGCTCGATGCGAGCTAGCACCTCCATACTCGCTACGCTGCGTGGCGCCTTTGATCCCTGCAGCCAATGACGAATTGTCGAGTGATCAAGGCTCTCGTCATCGCGAACAACGGCGCGGTGAAGATGCCAATAGCTGTCGCCATGGCGGCGCATGTGAAGCTCGAGTGCCTCGTGAAAGTTCGTCGGTTCAGACCAGTCCTCGAAAAGCGGCGCTGGGAACTCATCAATGGCACGTGGCTTGGTACCGGGTTTCTGTGGTCTGGCCCGAGCCTCGCGCTCGCTTCCGTCGAGCGCTCTCTCGCGATTTGCTGTGGTTTCGTTTCCTGAAACCGCCCGCGGCGGTCGACCTCGCCGAGGTCGCGATCCCGAATCGGAATCGCGGCCGACGGTGACGGAGGACTGCGATGAGCTTTTCAGATTCCGGACGATCGCATCCAGAGCAGGCTCGATTGCCTTCCGGGCGATCCGCAGGCCTTCTTTGTCGAGGCCACATCGAACAGCTATCTCTTGCCAATCATATCCCGTCGGCATCAGGGGCGGCTGTTGGGAGTGGATGATAAGGCCGACCAGGAAATGCCGGATCCTCGTGCTTTCATGCTGAGGGAAAAGCGGGTCGACTCGAAGGCGGCAGAAATCGGAAATCTTACGGACGAGCAGTTTGGTATGCGAAGTTTCGGGCATGCGATGATCGTTCGGTTCTGCGGTTTCTAGGAGGGCGCCGCATACCCGATTCTTGACGCTTACCCATTTGGGCCTTGCGTCGATGTCCCAATCATCAACAGGAAGGTCCCCGGTCCCTTCC
The Mesorhizobium australicum genome window above contains:
- a CDS encoding PQQ-dependent sugar dehydrogenase; this translates as MDWRRRSRPSSQCFLRAGSAAGGTAITKGLVYRASALALVAALAAGCSGDDDFDVSQQIGPEPVLPEPSSSLLPDLKVAEVVGWSEGRTPTVSDGLTVSAYATDLANPRTVHTLPNGDVLVVQSKAPPGKPLNRPKDIIRGFIMSMAAGEAGGDKETNLVTLLRDTDRDGTVDERSDLLTGLTSPFGIAWHEDTLYVAAADAILAYPYELGQQEITAEPRILTPLPGGPINHHWTKDLALSPDGRFLYASVGSNSNAGERGMEAEKGRAAVWQVDIETGASRVFASGLRNPNGLNLHPETGELWTVVNERDELGPNLVPDYMTSVQDGGFYGWPWSYYGQHVDERVHPPRPDLVEKAISPDYALSSHVAALGLAFTNNSAMPEAYRNGAFVGNRGSWNRNAFNGYKVIYVPFTDGRPSGQAQDVVTGFLDGDEARGRPVGLAIDGTGALLIADDAGNTVWRVSSADGTVTPEPIPTDRVTAAPAGPEETAQPPAPAEPGGAAPSQTDVAPAVSPEDGAPAPQTE
- a CDS encoding cytochrome b yields the protein MQKPVTGYSSLQIGLHWAVVVLVAFQYVAHSGMEAAWRALRRNEVPPTDTAALTYLHIGAGILVLLLALTRIGLRLTRGAPPPPADEPRLLQLLSEVVHVAIYALLLLLPVSGLVAWFLAVPAAGAIHVLLQNALLAAIVLHVAGALFQHFIRRTDILMRMLRPDPDDPAAVSHARSE
- the coxB gene encoding cytochrome c oxidase subunit II gives rise to the protein MPLVSCSGIQSALDPAGEEAGQVAMLFWAMVIGGLVIWAFMVALSLYASRWKRHPISEEAAGRVILWGGVAFPVTVLTALLAYALWLMPSLRPFADQEQAELRIEVVGSQFWWHVVYHRPEGPPVVSANEVRLPVGKRVEFSLTSADMIHSFWIPALGGKMDLIPGRTNRISLLANREGTYRGQCAEFCGTSHALMAFPAIAMAQSDFDAWLDARIGPSTGVEAGGDGQVLFLGEGCGDCHRVDGTPAQGTSGPDLSHMGSRLTIGAAALDNDAEMLARFIAHSASVKPGSQMPSYPDLSVDDLNAIAAWLKGLQ
- the ctaD gene encoding cytochrome c oxidase subunit I encodes the protein MSEAPMPERDRDAEEKQLRAVWANPSGWRYWTSVNNTQIGLWYGSAAFSFMLFAGLLGLLIRAQLAVPENDLLSAETYNQVYTLHGTVMMFLFAVPIFEAVAIFLLPPMLGARELPFPRLGAFGFWSFLIGGVFVCGSIFFGAAPNSGWFMYPPLATSEQAGIGADIWLLGLSFIEVASLAAAVELIVGIMKCRAPGMRVNLMPLFAWYLLIVAGMILFAFPPLIAGDLLFEMQRMFDWPFFDPERGGDPLLWQHLFWIFGHPEVYIIFLPAIALLAMIVPTFAGRPIVGYSWIVLAAVGTGFLSFGLWVHHMFATGLPQISLAFFSAASGAVAIPTGVQIFVFIATMLAGRVIFSIPMLFAIGGLAIFVMGGLTGVMVALVPFDWQAHDSYFIVAHLHYVLIGGMLFPIFAGLYYYYPLIDGKRMSDKVGRFAFWMMFTGFNIAFLPMHFTGLRGMPRRVHTYPANIGWDWLNLVSTVGAIVLGIGMFAVVVDVTLHRRRQPKGEVNPWNAGTLEWVSEPEENWGVRSIPRIESRYPLWEQENLAQQVKAGDWYLPDAKEGRRETLITSVLDAEPEQVLRVGGTSYVSIFCAVTLGAVFIALTFKFWIISLLAGITFIAGVIYWLWTGTGEIPEKEEKDIGHGISLPLYASGVKSAGWWAMFITMTGDGTAFASLLFGYFFFWTINEDFTGGAAGPGVFWPMMALALFTLAWAVTLASRQTNRYGMVTAARLLLAAGALLSTAGCAAALAGPWTTGLDPTAHVYPAIVRVLAIWAAVHGAVGILMQLYCLARSLAGYLTPRHDMELHNVALYWHFMLVTAVITFGVIGLFPEAL
- a CDS encoding cytochrome c oxidase assembly protein, coding for MRRLALAAGSAVLATVWLGPFLTEWRGSFASGMVAHMAVVAIASPLIAVGLPDRLRPGPGMPAALPVLASLFELLVVWGWHAPAARELVESWSAITVLEQTSFLAAGLLLWSTSFAGRERIHAATGAGALLLTSIHMTLLGALLALSPRPLYGAGEITCFGVVLDAGQDQQLGGVIMLAVGAVVYLLGGLRLAGRLLSHEGKPAAT
- a CDS encoding DUF2231 domain-containing protein, which codes for MQDRDVLYPPLWSLSQIYRALVAFPIATFTLTVVTDLAYLQTSNLLWLHFSEWLLFAGLVIGIVAAIYLGILCLVRRSRPSRLHALFGVVALILAALNSFIHTADGWTAVMPYGLATSIATVIAMLLASWFGSWRHRHN